A section of the Corynebacterium auris genome encodes:
- the nrdF gene encoding class 1b ribonucleoside-diphosphate reductase subunit beta codes for MSRVTENGTDNEHEYGAFLAAHPGPARAINWNDIPDEKDLEVWDRLTGNFWLPEKIPVSNDIPSWKTLTAEEKLSTMRVFANLTLLDTIQGTVGAVSLLPDAMTLHEEAVYTNIAFMESVHAKSYSNIFMTLASTPEINDAFRWTEENAEVQRKAKIIESYYRGDDPLKKKVASTLLESFLFYSGFYLPLNWAVRSKLTNTADIIRLIIRDEAVHGYYIGYKYQVNLRRETQQRKDELKEYTFDLLYDLYENEIQYTEDIYDPLGWTEDVKRFLRYNANKALNNLGYEGLFPADETRVSPAILASLSPNADENHDFFSGSGSSYVIGKAEDTQDDDWDF; via the coding sequence ATGAGCCGCGTGACTGAGAACGGAACTGACAACGAGCACGAGTACGGCGCCTTCCTCGCCGCCCACCCGGGCCCCGCTCGGGCAATCAACTGGAACGACATCCCGGACGAGAAGGACCTCGAGGTCTGGGACCGGTTGACCGGAAACTTCTGGCTGCCCGAGAAGATTCCGGTCTCGAACGACATTCCGAGCTGGAAGACGCTGACAGCGGAAGAAAAGCTCTCGACCATGCGGGTTTTCGCCAACCTCACCCTGTTGGACACCATCCAGGGCACCGTCGGCGCGGTTTCGCTGCTGCCCGACGCGATGACGCTCCACGAGGAGGCTGTGTACACGAACATCGCCTTCATGGAGTCCGTTCACGCGAAGAGCTACTCCAACATCTTCATGACGCTCGCCTCGACCCCGGAGATCAACGACGCCTTCCGCTGGACCGAGGAAAACGCCGAGGTTCAGCGCAAGGCCAAGATCATCGAGAGCTACTACCGTGGGGACGACCCGCTGAAGAAGAAGGTCGCATCAACCCTGCTCGAGTCCTTCCTCTTCTACTCCGGCTTCTACCTCCCGCTGAACTGGGCTGTGCGCTCCAAGCTCACGAACACCGCCGACATCATCCGCCTGATCATCCGCGACGAGGCGGTGCACGGCTACTACATCGGCTACAAGTACCAGGTGAACCTGCGCCGCGAGACGCAGCAGCGCAAGGACGAGCTGAAGGAATACACCTTCGACCTGCTCTACGACCTCTACGAAAACGAGATCCAGTACACCGAGGACATCTACGACCCGCTGGGCTGGACCGAGGACGTCAAGCGCTTTTTGCGCTACAACGCCAACAAGGCGCTGAACAACCTGGGATACGAGGGTCTGTTCCCGGCGGATGAAACACGGGTCTCGCCGGCGATTCTGGCCTCGCTGTCGCCCAACGCCGACGAAAACCACGACTTCTTCTCCGGCTCGGGCTCCTCCTACGTCATCGGGAAGGCCGAGGACACGCAGGACGACGACTGGGACTTCTAA
- the nrdE gene encoding class 1b ribonucleoside-diphosphate reductase subunit alpha, with the protein MSTPTTEKHGKSVPEPADQLDYHALNALLNLYDENGQIQFDKDREAANQYFLQHVNQNTVYFHDLEEKMRYLVDNNYYEPHVVDAYEWDFVKDTFKRAYSYKFRFQSFLGAYKYYTSYTLKTFDGRRYLERFEDRVAMTALFLARGNEKLASALVDEIMTGRFQPATPTFLNAGKAQRGELVSCFLLRIEDNMESIGRAINSSLQLSKRGGGVALLLSNIRESGAPIKHIENQSSGVIPVMKLLEDSFSYANQLGARQGAGAVYLNAHHPDILSFLDTKRENADEKIRIKTLSLGVVIPDITFELAKRNDDMYLFSPYDVERVYGVPFADLSITEKYEEMVEDPRIRKTKINARQFFQTIAEIQFESGYPYIMFEDTANRANPVKTGRINMSNLCSEILQVNSPSVLNEDLSYAEIGHDISCNLGSLNIAMAMDSDDFSRTVETAIRGLTAVADSTSIDSVPPVREGNDASHAIGLGQMNLHGYLGREHIEYGSEEGLDFTNAYFAAVMYEAIKASHAIAVEKGEAFEDFAASEYATGEFFDRYDPADFQPKTEKVKALFAKSTAAVPTAQEWAQLKDDVARDGIYNRYLQAVPPTGSISYINNSTSSIHPIASKIEIRKEGKIGRVYYPAPHMDNENIEYFKDAYEIGYEKIIDTYAVATKYVDQGLSLTLFFKDTVTTRDINRAQIYAWRNGIKSLYYIRLRQMALEGTEIEGCVSCML; encoded by the coding sequence GTGTCCACCCCCACCACCGAAAAGCACGGCAAGAGCGTTCCTGAGCCGGCGGATCAGCTCGACTACCACGCCCTCAACGCCCTGCTGAACCTCTACGACGAAAACGGTCAGATCCAGTTCGACAAGGACCGCGAGGCGGCGAACCAGTACTTCCTCCAGCACGTCAACCAGAACACCGTCTACTTCCACGACCTGGAAGAAAAGATGCGCTACCTGGTGGACAACAACTACTACGAGCCCCACGTCGTCGACGCCTACGAGTGGGACTTTGTCAAGGACACGTTCAAGCGCGCCTACTCCTACAAGTTCCGCTTCCAGTCGTTTCTTGGGGCCTACAAGTACTACACCTCCTACACGCTGAAGACCTTCGACGGGCGCCGCTACCTCGAGCGCTTCGAGGACCGCGTGGCCATGACCGCGCTCTTTTTGGCCCGCGGCAATGAGAAGCTGGCCAGCGCGCTCGTGGACGAAATCATGACCGGCCGCTTCCAGCCCGCCACGCCGACCTTCCTCAACGCCGGCAAGGCGCAGCGCGGCGAGCTCGTCTCGTGCTTCCTGCTGCGCATCGAGGACAACATGGAGTCCATCGGCCGCGCGATTAACTCCTCTCTGCAGCTGTCCAAGCGCGGCGGCGGCGTGGCGCTGCTGCTGTCCAACATCCGTGAGTCCGGCGCCCCGATCAAGCACATCGAGAACCAGTCCTCCGGGGTGATTCCGGTGATGAAGCTGCTCGAGGACTCCTTCTCCTACGCCAACCAGCTCGGCGCGCGCCAGGGCGCGGGTGCCGTCTACCTCAACGCGCACCACCCGGACATCCTGAGCTTTTTGGACACCAAGCGCGAGAACGCGGACGAAAAGATCCGCATCAAGACGCTCTCGCTCGGCGTGGTCATCCCCGACATCACCTTCGAGCTGGCCAAGCGCAACGACGACATGTACCTGTTCTCCCCTTACGACGTCGAGCGGGTCTACGGCGTGCCGTTTGCCGACCTGTCCATCACAGAGAAGTACGAGGAGATGGTGGAGGACCCGCGTATCCGCAAAACCAAGATCAACGCGCGCCAGTTCTTCCAGACCATCGCGGAGATCCAGTTCGAGTCCGGCTACCCCTACATCATGTTCGAGGACACGGCGAACCGGGCGAACCCGGTCAAGACCGGCCGCATCAACATGTCCAATCTCTGCTCGGAGATCCTACAGGTCAACTCCCCGTCGGTGCTCAACGAGGACCTGAGCTACGCGGAGATCGGCCACGACATTTCGTGCAACCTCGGTTCGCTCAACATCGCCATGGCGATGGATTCGGACGACTTCTCCCGCACCGTCGAGACGGCCATCCGGGGCCTGACCGCCGTCGCGGACTCCACCTCGATCGACTCCGTGCCGCCGGTGCGCGAGGGCAACGACGCCTCGCACGCGATCGGTCTGGGCCAGATGAACCTGCACGGCTACCTCGGCCGCGAGCACATTGAGTACGGCTCCGAGGAAGGCCTCGACTTCACCAACGCCTACTTCGCCGCCGTCATGTACGAGGCAATCAAGGCCTCCCACGCCATCGCGGTGGAAAAGGGCGAGGCCTTCGAGGACTTCGCGGCCTCCGAGTACGCCACCGGCGAGTTCTTCGACCGCTACGACCCGGCCGACTTCCAGCCGAAGACGGAGAAGGTCAAGGCGCTGTTTGCCAAGTCCACGGCGGCGGTGCCGACGGCGCAGGAGTGGGCCCAGCTCAAGGACGACGTCGCTCGCGACGGCATCTACAACCGCTACCTCCAGGCGGTCCCGCCGACCGGCTCGATCTCCTACATCAACAACTCGACCTCCTCGATCCACCCGATCGCGTCGAAGATCGAGATCCGCAAGGAGGGCAAGATCGGCCGCGTTTACTACCCGGCGCCCCACATGGACAACGAGAACATCGAGTACTTCAAGGACGCCTACGAGATCGGCTACGAGAAGATCATCGACACCTACGCCGTGGCCACGAAGTACGTCGACCAGGGCCTGTCGTTGACCCTGTTCTTCAAGGACACGGTGACCACCCGCGACATCAACCGCGCCCAGATCTACGCCTGGCGCAACGGGATCAAATCGCTCTACTACATCCGCCTGCGCCAGATGGCGCTCGAGGGCACCGAGATCGAGGGCTGCGTGTCCTGCATGCTCTAG
- the nrdI gene encoding class Ib ribonucleoside-diphosphate reductase assembly flavoprotein NrdI, protein MLIVYFSSATENTKRFVDKVGLPAARIPLRRQDGELTVTEPYVLICPTYGGGASISRDNTRPVPRQVIRFLNNEHNRGLMRGVIAAGNSNFGPDYCLAGDVISAKCKVPYLFRFELMGAEGDAAHVREQLITHAERLGLEPAAPGDVDKLAAKADAAEDESARRLARLREKYSTRRTA, encoded by the coding sequence ATGCTTATCGTCTATTTCTCCTCGGCCACGGAAAATACGAAGCGCTTCGTAGACAAGGTGGGCCTTCCCGCCGCGCGGATCCCGCTGCGCAGGCAGGACGGGGAGCTCACGGTCACCGAGCCCTACGTGCTCATCTGTCCCACGTACGGCGGCGGGGCGTCGATTAGCCGCGATAACACTCGGCCGGTGCCCAGGCAGGTCATCCGGTTCCTCAACAACGAACACAACCGCGGCCTCATGCGCGGCGTGATCGCGGCGGGCAACTCGAACTTCGGGCCGGACTACTGTCTGGCCGGCGATGTAATATCGGCCAAGTGTAAGGTCCCTTACCTTTTCCGCTTTGAGCTCATGGGGGCGGAGGGCGACGCAGCGCACGTGCGCGAGCAGCTCATCACCCACGCCGAGCGGCTGGGTTTGGAGCCGGCGGCTCCCGGGGACGTCGATAAGCTCGCGGCGAAAGCCGACGCCGCAGAGGACGAAAGCGCGCGGCGCCTGGCGCGCCTGCGCGAGAAGTACAGCACGAGAAGAACAGCATAG
- the nrdH gene encoding glutaredoxin-like protein NrdH, with the protein MSITVYTKPACVQCTATKKALDKAGLEYTLVDISVDDEARDYVMALGYLQAPVVEVNGEHWSGFRPDRIRGLQAAA; encoded by the coding sequence ATGTCCATCACCGTCTACACCAAGCCCGCCTGCGTCCAGTGCACCGCCACCAAGAAGGCCTTGGACAAGGCCGGCCTCGAGTACACCCTCGTGGACATCTCCGTCGACGACGAGGCGCGCGACTACGTCATGGCGCTCGGTTATCTGCAGGCCCCCGTCGTCGAGGTCAACGGCGAGCACTGGTCGGGCTTCCGCCCCGATCGCATCCGCGGCCTTCAGGCGGCCGCCTAA
- the nadE gene encoding ammonia-dependent NAD(+) synthetase → MAAMSTQPDNLPDNLQSHIITTLGVAPAIEPAAEVDRRVAFLADYLAATGARGFVLGISGGQDSTLAGRLAQLAVEKRRASGAEATFVAVRLPHGVQSDESDAQAALAFIRPDESVTVNIRDATAALSDAVAHALGLEALGDFNKGNVKARLRMAAQYAIAGERGMLVVGTDHAAENVTGFFTKFGDGAADVVPLAGLNKRQGAALLAHLGAERALWEKVPTADLEEDRPALPDETALGLSYADIDDYLEGKAVPAQARERLARLWAAGEHKRHLPPGPRDGWWR, encoded by the coding sequence ATGGCGGCCATGTCCACGCAGCCCGACAACCTCCCCGACAACCTTCAGTCCCACATCATCACCACCCTCGGCGTCGCGCCCGCAATCGAGCCGGCCGCGGAGGTGGACAGGCGCGTCGCCTTCCTCGCCGACTACCTCGCGGCCACCGGGGCACGAGGCTTTGTTCTAGGCATCTCGGGCGGCCAGGATTCGACGCTGGCGGGGCGGCTCGCCCAGTTGGCCGTCGAGAAGCGCCGAGCGAGCGGAGCGGAGGCGACGTTTGTCGCGGTGCGGCTGCCCCACGGCGTGCAGTCCGACGAATCGGACGCGCAGGCGGCACTGGCGTTCATCCGTCCCGACGAGAGCGTCACCGTCAACATCCGGGACGCCACGGCCGCGCTGTCCGACGCCGTGGCCCACGCGCTCGGGCTGGAGGCGCTGGGCGACTTCAACAAGGGCAACGTCAAAGCCCGGCTGCGCATGGCCGCGCAGTACGCGATCGCGGGCGAGCGCGGCATGCTGGTCGTGGGCACGGACCACGCGGCGGAAAACGTCACCGGTTTCTTTACCAAGTTCGGCGACGGGGCCGCGGACGTCGTGCCGCTGGCCGGGCTGAACAAGCGCCAGGGCGCGGCGCTTCTGGCCCACCTCGGCGCCGAGCGCGCGCTGTGGGAGAAGGTCCCCACCGCCGACCTCGAGGAGGACCGGCCCGCGCTGCCCGACGAAACCGCCCTCGGCCTCTCCTACGCCGACATCGACGACTACCTCGAGGGCAAGGCGGTCCCCGCCCAGGCGCGCGAACGCCTCGCTCGCCTGTGGGCCGCAGGCGAGCACAAACGCCACCTGCCGCCCGGGCCCCGCGACGGGTGGTGGCGCTAG
- a CDS encoding fructosamine kinase family protein: MSREFTKTASAPGAAAAEAAYLRWLREGSEAVVEVYALDEEANTLTIERVDTARPTAEAARRAGRELAAIHARGAAAFGAPPPDWEGPNFIGRAEQECTPKKRWAEFYVYQRVLPFAEKAQAAGRLSEADYGVVKRACDALLAEDEDAPLARIHGDLWSGNLLFSPAGPRFIDPAAHGGHPLTDIAMLELFGAPYLEEICEGYLEAGDAGQRWRERIPVHQLHPLAVHAYTHGPSYGRALADTARRALEVIG; encoded by the coding sequence ATGTCCAGAGAGTTCACGAAAACAGCAAGCGCGCCAGGGGCCGCGGCCGCGGAGGCGGCCTACCTGAGGTGGCTGCGCGAGGGCAGCGAGGCGGTCGTCGAGGTCTACGCGCTCGACGAGGAAGCCAACACGCTCACCATCGAACGGGTGGACACGGCCCGCCCGACGGCAGAGGCGGCGCGGCGCGCCGGGCGGGAGCTGGCGGCGATCCACGCGAGGGGCGCCGCGGCCTTCGGGGCCCCACCGCCGGACTGGGAGGGGCCGAACTTCATCGGCCGTGCCGAGCAGGAGTGCACGCCGAAGAAGCGCTGGGCCGAGTTTTACGTGTACCAGCGGGTGTTGCCGTTCGCGGAGAAGGCCCAGGCTGCGGGCAGACTCTCCGAGGCGGACTATGGAGTGGTCAAGCGGGCGTGCGACGCGCTACTCGCGGAGGACGAGGACGCCCCGCTCGCGCGCATCCACGGCGACCTGTGGTCGGGCAACCTGCTCTTTTCCCCCGCCGGTCCGCGGTTTATCGACCCAGCGGCGCACGGCGGGCACCCGCTGACGGACATCGCGATGCTGGAGCTGTTCGGCGCGCCGTACCTCGAGGAAATCTGCGAGGGCTACCTCGAGGCCGGAGATGCCGGGCAAAGGTGGCGCGAGCGCATCCCGGTTCACCAGCTGCACCCACTCGCGGTGCACGCCTACACCCACGGCCCCTCGTACGGCCGGGCACTCGCGGACACGGCGCGCCGGGCGCTGGAGGTGATCGGCTAG
- the ctaD gene encoding aa3-type cytochrome oxidase subunit I: protein MTAVAPRLDNYVPPTRPEPTGNARKGSKLYNLLTTTDHKTLGIYYIIMSFVWFFVGGLMALLIRAELFSPGLQFLSNEQFNQLFTMHGTVMLLAFGTPVVWGYANFILPLQVGAPDVSFPRLNAFGFWITQVGVLAMLSGFLTPGGAADFGWTMYMPLADATHTPSVSANLWIVGVGATGIGTVASAINMLTTVLTLRAPGMTMFRMPVFTWTIFVTSIIALMIFPLLLAAALGVLYDRLLGAHIYDTANGGAILWQHLFWFFGHPEVYVLALPFFGMISEIIPVFSRKPIFGYIGLVFATLAIAGLSMAVWAHHMFATGAVLLPFFSFMTFLISVPTGVKFFNWVGTMWNGHLTFETPMLWVMGFLFTFLFGGLTGIMLAAPPLDFHLHDSYFVVAHFHYTLFGTVVFSAIAGVYFWFPKMTGRMLDERLGKIHFWFTFIGFNVTFLVQHWLGNMGMPRRYADYLDSDGFTLLNQVSTVGSFILAVGMLPFIWNVFKSWRYGEIVTVDDPWGYGNSLEWATSCPPPRHNFTSLPRIRSERPAFELHYPHMVERLRREAHSGHSTDTPATWKGESHEFDSAGNRAEAEGNAQDLRG from the coding sequence ATGACCGCAGTGGCGCCTAGGCTGGACAATTACGTCCCGCCGACACGTCCGGAGCCGACGGGCAACGCCCGCAAAGGCTCCAAACTTTACAATCTGCTGACCACGACTGACCACAAGACGCTGGGCATTTACTACATCATCATGTCCTTCGTCTGGTTCTTCGTCGGTGGCCTGATGGCGCTGCTGATCCGCGCCGAGCTGTTCAGCCCGGGTCTGCAGTTCCTGTCCAACGAGCAGTTCAATCAGCTGTTCACCATGCACGGCACCGTCATGCTGCTGGCCTTCGGTACGCCGGTGGTGTGGGGCTACGCCAACTTCATCCTGCCGCTGCAGGTCGGCGCGCCGGATGTGTCCTTCCCGCGCCTGAACGCCTTCGGCTTCTGGATCACCCAGGTCGGTGTCCTCGCGATGCTCTCCGGCTTCCTCACCCCGGGCGGCGCGGCGGACTTCGGCTGGACTATGTACATGCCGCTGGCGGACGCCACCCACACCCCGTCCGTTTCGGCGAACCTGTGGATCGTCGGTGTCGGTGCGACCGGTATCGGTACCGTGGCCTCCGCCATCAACATGCTCACGACCGTGCTCACGCTGCGCGCCCCGGGCATGACCATGTTCCGCATGCCGGTGTTCACCTGGACCATCTTCGTCACCTCGATCATCGCGCTGATGATCTTCCCGCTGCTGCTTGCCGCGGCCCTCGGTGTTCTCTACGACCGCCTGCTCGGCGCCCACATCTACGACACCGCCAACGGCGGCGCGATCCTCTGGCAGCACCTGTTCTGGTTCTTCGGCCACCCCGAGGTCTACGTTCTGGCCCTGCCGTTCTTCGGCATGATCTCCGAGATCATCCCGGTGTTCTCCCGGAAGCCGATCTTCGGCTACATCGGCCTCGTCTTCGCCACCCTGGCGATCGCCGGGCTGTCCATGGCGGTGTGGGCGCACCACATGTTCGCCACCGGCGCTGTGCTGCTGCCGTTCTTCTCCTTCATGACCTTCCTCATCTCCGTGCCCACCGGCGTGAAGTTCTTCAACTGGGTGGGCACGATGTGGAACGGCCACCTCACCTTCGAGACGCCGATGCTGTGGGTGATGGGCTTCCTGTTCACCTTCCTCTTCGGCGGTCTGACCGGCATCATGCTGGCCGCCCCGCCGCTGGACTTCCACCTGCACGATTCCTACTTCGTGGTGGCGCACTTCCACTACACCCTCTTCGGCACCGTGGTGTTCTCCGCAATCGCCGGCGTGTACTTCTGGTTCCCGAAGATGACGGGCCGCATGCTCGATGAGCGGCTGGGCAAGATCCACTTCTGGTTCACCTTCATCGGCTTCAACGTCACCTTCCTGGTCCAACACTGGCTGGGCAACATGGGCATGCCGCGCCGCTACGCCGACTACCTCGATAGCGACGGCTTCACCCTGCTGAACCAGGTCTCCACCGTCGGCTCCTTCATCCTGGCCGTGGGCATGCTGCCGTTCATCTGGAACGTGTTCAAGTCCTGGCGCTACGGCGAGATCGTCACCGTCGACGATCCGTGGGGCTACGGCAACTCCCTGGAGTGGGCCACCTCCTGCCCGCCGCCGCGCCACAACTTCACCTCGCTGCCGCGGATCCGCTCCGAGCGCCCGGCGTTCGAGCTGCACTACCCGCACATGGTGGAGCGTCTGCGCCGCGAGGCGCACAGCGGCCACAGCACGGACACGCCGGCCACCTGGAAGGGTGAGTCCCACGAGTTCGACTCCGCCGGCAACCGCGCGGAGGCGGAGGGCAACGCGCAGGACCTGCGCGGCTAG
- the ykgO gene encoding type B 50S ribosomal protein L36, which translates to MKVRKSLRSLKNKPGAQVVRRHGKVFVINKKDPRFKARQG; encoded by the coding sequence ATGAAGGTTCGCAAGTCGCTTCGGTCGCTGAAGAACAAGCCGGGCGCCCAGGTTGTGCGCCGCCACGGCAAGGTTTTCGTGATCAACAAGAAAGATCCGCGCTTCAAGGCCCGCCAGGGCTAG
- a CDS encoding methylated-DNA--[protein]-cysteine S-methyltransferase: protein MKYTSWTVVHTPVGELMLVSSDAGLAHVVFECEDFALRRSELGLSGAQAPGAEAARQLEEYFAGRRRSFDLALDWGAGGGFHRRVQRALAEIPYGETRTYSEFASHLGSPRAVRAVGAGCARNPLPIVSPCHRVVRSDGSLGGYRGGLEVKQRLLELEAA from the coding sequence ATGAAATACACATCGTGGACGGTTGTTCACACCCCCGTCGGTGAGCTCATGCTGGTCAGCTCCGACGCTGGTTTGGCGCACGTGGTTTTCGAATGCGAGGACTTCGCTCTCCGGCGCTCTGAGCTAGGGCTTTCCGGGGCGCAGGCCCCCGGTGCAGAGGCCGCGCGGCAACTCGAGGAGTACTTTGCGGGGCGTCGCCGCAGCTTCGACCTCGCCCTCGACTGGGGCGCAGGTGGCGGCTTCCACCGCAGGGTCCAACGGGCGCTGGCGGAGATCCCCTACGGCGAGACCCGTACCTACTCCGAATTCGCCAGCCACTTAGGCAGCCCGAGGGCGGTGCGCGCCGTGGGTGCGGGCTGCGCGCGCAACCCGCTGCCCATTGTCTCCCCCTGCCACCGCGTGGTGCGCAGCGACGGCTCCCTCGGCGGCTACCGCGGCGGCCTCGAGGTCAAGCAAAGACTGCTCGAGCTGGAAGCGGCCTAA
- a CDS encoding FadR/GntR family transcriptional regulator, whose product MTVSRVSRGGVTPLLTTVLDQLGQEIVSGLIAEDETFTLQDLSNRFNISRTVAREVMRALEQLGLVTSSRRVGIRVLPESEWAVFDQAVIKWRWSASNQRSRQLYELNQLRYAVEPLAAGIATRNATVEQARELTDLAMKMEDLAARSDADSDLVRAAYLELDKRYHTLVLEASGNRMFAALACSVLVQLEARTIYGDLPVIPSATSRQAHTEVAHAIAAGDREAAENASRRIMHEFWDTIFGGKPAGRR is encoded by the coding sequence ATGACCGTCTCGCGCGTTTCCCGGGGAGGCGTTACTCCCCTGCTCACTACTGTTCTGGACCAGCTAGGCCAGGAGATCGTCTCCGGCCTCATCGCCGAGGACGAGACGTTTACCCTGCAGGACCTGTCTAACCGGTTCAACATCTCGCGCACGGTCGCGCGCGAGGTCATGCGCGCGCTCGAGCAGCTCGGCCTGGTCACTTCCTCGCGCCGCGTGGGTATCCGGGTGCTGCCGGAAAGCGAGTGGGCTGTGTTCGACCAGGCGGTGATCAAATGGCGCTGGTCGGCGAGCAACCAGCGTTCGCGCCAGCTCTATGAGCTCAACCAGCTGCGCTACGCGGTGGAGCCGCTCGCGGCGGGCATCGCCACCCGCAACGCCACGGTCGAGCAGGCCCGGGAGCTCACGGATTTGGCCATGAAAATGGAGGACCTGGCCGCGCGCTCCGACGCGGACTCCGACCTCGTGCGCGCGGCGTATCTGGAGCTGGACAAGCGCTACCACACCCTCGTGCTGGAGGCCTCGGGCAACCGCATGTTCGCCGCGCTGGCCTGCTCGGTGTTGGTTCAGCTGGAGGCACGCACGATCTACGGCGATCTGCCGGTGATCCCCTCCGCAACCTCGCGCCAGGCGCACACCGAGGTTGCCCACGCGATCGCCGCCGGAGACCGCGAGGCCGCCGAGAACGCCTCGCGCCGGATCATGCACGAGTTCTGGGACACCATTTTCGGGGGCAAGCCCGCGGGGCGTCGCTAA